One part of the Truepera radiovictrix DSM 17093 genome encodes these proteins:
- a CDS encoding O-acetyl-ADP-ribose deacetylase, producing the protein MTLIRGDITEMRVDAIVNAANSSLLGGGGVDGAIHRAAGPELLAACRTLGGCPTGEAKLTPGYNLSARFVIHTVGPVWRGGAHREDELLARCYRSCFALAREHALRSLAFPSISTGAYGFPIERAAPIALREIRQALAANAPLRVTVVLFGQRDLETYQACLEAAGRRR; encoded by the coding sequence TTGACGCTCATCCGGGGCGACATCACCGAGATGCGCGTCGACGCGATCGTCAACGCCGCGAATAGCTCGCTCTTAGGCGGCGGGGGGGTCGACGGGGCGATTCACCGCGCGGCGGGCCCCGAGCTGTTAGCGGCGTGCCGCACCCTCGGGGGGTGCCCTACCGGCGAGGCCAAGCTGACGCCGGGTTACAACCTGAGCGCGCGCTTTGTCATACACACCGTCGGCCCCGTCTGGCGGGGCGGCGCGCACCGTGAGGACGAGCTCTTGGCGCGCTGTTACCGGAGCTGCTTTGCGCTTGCGCGGGAGCACGCGCTGCGCTCGCTCGCCTTCCCATCGATCAGTACGGGCGCCTACGGCTTTCCCATCGAGCGGGCGGCGCCGATCGCGCTCCGCGAGATCCGCCAGGCGCTCGCGGCGAACGCGCCTTTACGGGTGACCGTCGTGCTCTTTGGCCAGCGCGACCTCGAGACCTACCAGGCCTGCCTCGAGGCGGCGGGGCGCCGCCGCTAG